The Couchioplanes caeruleus sequence GCGGGCTCGCGCTCCACCGATCTGGCCACCCAGGTGGCCCGCGCACTGCTCGGCGACCGCCCCGATGTGGCGGTGGTGCTGATCGGCGCCCACGACACGACCGCCCTGCGCGGACCCGAGGAGTCGGCGCGGTACCTGGGCGAGGCCGTACGCCGCCTGCGCGACGCCGGCGTCCAGGTGGTCGTCGGCACGTGCCCCGACCTCGGCGCCGTACGCTCGATCGCCCAGCCGTTGCGTCAGGTGACCGCCTGGCTGGGGCGCCGGATGAGCCGCGCCCAGGCAGCGGCGGTGACCGAGGCCGGCGGCGTGGTGGTGGATCTCGCCGGCGAGACCGGCGCGGTGTTTCGGGCGGACGCCGGAACGCTCTGTTACGACGGCTTCCATCCCTCGGCGGACGGCTACCGGGTGTGGGCGCACGCGCTCTACCCCGCGGTGTTCGATGCCGCCCAGGCGGCCGGCAACCGTTCCATCCAGGAGTAGGAGCCAGCTCCATAGATCGGACATTTAGGTGTGACGAAGTGGCGCTTCCGCGATAAGTTACCGGCGCGTTAACGTGTGGTCATGCCGGAAGCTGTCATCGTCGCCACCGCCCGCTCCCCCATCGGCCGTGCCGTCAAGGGTTCGCTGAAGGACCTGCGCCCCGACGATCTCGCCGCCACCATCGTCGACGCCGCGCTGAGCAAGGTGCCCCAGCTCGACCGGGCGCTCATCGAGGATCTCTACCTCGGTTGCGGCCTGCCCGGCGGCGAGCAGGGCTTCAACATGGCGCGCGTGGTCGCCACGCTGCTCGGCCTCGACGGGCTTCCGGGCGCGACCCTCACCCGCTACTGCGCCAGCTCGCTGCAGACCACCCGGATGGCGTTCCACGCGATCAAGGCCGGCGAGGGTGACGTCTTCGTCTCCGCCGGCGTCGAGACCGTGTCGCGCTACGCCCGCGGCAACTCCGACAGCCTGCCGCCGGAGGCCCAGGAGCTGGTCGGCGGCGGCTGGGAGAACCCCAAGTTCGCCGACGCCCGGGTACGCACCACCGACGCCGCGAGGAACGGCGGCGTCTGGCACGACCCCCGCGAGGACGGCCAGCTCCCCGACATCTACCTCGGCATGGGCTACACGGCGGAGAACCTCGCCCAGGCGTACGACGTCAGCCGCGCGGACATGGACGAGTTCGGCGTCCGCAGCCAGAACCTCGCCGAGAAGGCCATCGCCAACGGCTTCTGGCAGCGGGAGATCACCCCGGTGACCACCCCGGACGGCACGGTGGTCTCCGCCGACGACGGCCCGCGGCCGGGCGTGACCATGGAGGCGGTGTCCGGCCTCAAGCCGGTGTTCCGCCCCGACGGCCGGATCACCGCCGGCAACTGCTGCCCGCTCAACGACGGCGCGGCGGCCGTAGTGATCATGAGCGACACCAAGGCCCGCGAGCTCGGCATCACCCCGCTGGCCCGGATCGTGTCCACCGGCGTCACCGCCCTCTCCCCCGAGATCATGGGGCTGGGCCCGGTCGAGGCGTCCCGCCAGGCGCTCAAGCGCGCCGGGATGACCGTCGACGACATCGACCTGGTGGAGATCAACGAGGCCTTCGCGGCCCAGGTGATCCCGTCCTACCGCGAGCTGAACATCCCGCTCGACAAGGTCAACGTCAACGGCGGCGCGATCGCCGTCGGCCACCCGTTCGGCATGACCGGCGCCCGCATCACCGGCACCCTGCTGAACTCCCTGGAGTGGCACGACAAGTCCATCGGCCTCGAGACGATGTGCGTCGGCGGCGGCCAGGGCATGGCGATGGTGCTTGAGCGCCTGAACTGATACACCGCACCGAATCTTCCGCCGGGTCCGGCTGCCGTACAGGGCGCCGGGCTCGGCGGAGCTCATTCTTCCGCCGGGTTCGGCTGCCGCAGAGGGCGCCGGGATCGGCGGACCTCATTCGGCCGGTCCAGAGCCGCGCGCGGCGCGGAATCGCGTCAGAGGGCCTCGCGTGCGGTGCGGATCGCGGCGGCGGCCTGAGCCAGCAGCTCGTCCGCTGCCGGGACCGCGAGCAGGTCGCCGGTCATGACGCGGAGCTGGTCGGGCAGGGTCGTGTCCGCCTCGCGGGGCACCTCACGGTGTGGCCGCCGCTCCGCCTCCGCGCCCAGATCGGCCAGGCGCTGGACCAGCGTGTGGACGAGGTCGCCGCGGGTGCCGGCGCCCGCGCTCACGGCCCACCGGCCGGTCTCCCAGTGGCCCACCTGGGCGAGCAGGCGCTGGACCGCGGTCCGGAGTTCTTCGGCAGCCACGGGCAAGACCCTACCGACAGCGAAACGCCCGGCCCGCACGAGGCGGACCGGGCGTTCGGTGTCGTCGGGCGCGACGGTCAGTCGTCGCCCTGCAGGAAGCTCAGCAGGCGCAGGATCTCGATGTAGAGCCAGACCAGGCTGACCAGGATGCCGAAGGCGGCGGTCCACGAGTAGCGCTGCGGGAGCCCCATCCGGACCCCCTCCTCGACCTCGTTGAAGCTGAGGATGAAGCTCAGCGAGGCCACGACGATGCACACCAGGCTGAAGACGATGCCGAGCGGGCCGTTGTCACGCAGACCGGTGTTGACGTCGAAGAGCGCCAGCACGAAGTTGATCATCATGACCCCGAACAGGCCGGCCATGACCGCGATCATGCCGCGGGCGAACTTCGGCGTCGCCCGGATGACCCGGGCGCGGTAGAGCGCCGCCATCAGGAAGAAGACGCCGAAGGTGGCGACCACCGCCTGCAGGACGATGCCCTGGTAACCGGCGATCACCTGGAAGAACTTGCTGACCAGGCCGACGAAGGTGCCCTCGACGACCGCGTAGGTGACGACCAGGGCCGGGTTGGCCATCCGGCTGAACGAGATGACGAAGCCGAGCACCAGGCCGACGATCGCGGCGCCGATCCAGGCGGGGCCGATCAGGCTGTTCGGGATCAGGTTCCAGGCCGCGACGGCGGAGATGCCGGTGATGCCGAGCAGCGTCACGGTCTTGACGACGACGTCGTCGATCGTCATGGGCTGCACGGCCGGCGGCGAGGCCGGGTAGCCCGTGGCCGTCGGGTACGGCTGACCGTAACCCGGCTGACCGGCGGGCGGTCCGTACGGTCCGTATCCGGCCGCGCGCTCCCGCTCGGCCGCCTGGCCGAGGCGCGAAAGCACCGGGTTCGAAGTCTTCACTGTGTCCAGTCTCCCTTTGAGGTTGAGGGGTCGTGCCCTACAAGAATAAGCGCTACATCAGCGGGAGTCCGGTCCGCGAGGCTGTGAACGAGCTGAAAAACACGCACGTCCGGGATATCGTGCCTGGTTGGCGCGCCGGTGACCGGTTTCGGGCCGGTCCGGCGTCGTGCCGGATGGGCCCGACCCGATACGGTGAGGATCAGCTCCCCGGCCCGGGTGGTGGAACGGCAGACACGGCCGCCTTAAAAGCGGCTGCCCAAAAGGCGTGCGGGTTCGAGACCCGCCCCGGGCACTCGACGACCGTCCGGCACACGAGTCGCCCGTCCCGAATCGACCTCGGATTCCGGATCGCCCGCGCGGCGCCGCTCGCCGCGGCCCTGGTCGGTCACCCGGGACGCGGCGGAAGCACTCATTCCAGAACTCATTCCGCGTCGTGACGCGCGGGGGACGGTCCGATCACGCCGGTGTAGGCGAGGTGCCACAGCATCCCTTCGGCGGCGTGCTCGAAGTTGTGGCAGTGGTCCATCCAGATGCCGGGGTTGTCGGCGGTGAACGTGATCTCGAAGGACTCGCCCGGCGCGACGTTGAGGGTGTGGGTCCACCACGGGCTGCCGGTGACCGGCGCGTCGTTGCGGGACAGGACGCGGATGCGGTGGCCGTGCAGGTGCATGGGGTGGTCGATGATGCCGCGGTTGGTGAACCGCATCCGTACGGTGTCGCCGCGGTCGACCATGAGGGTCGCGATCGCCGCACCGGAGGCGCCGTTGACCGTGTTCGCCCAGGAGAAGGTGCCGTTGGTGAACGCGGAGCCGTTGTCCATGACGAGGTCGTAGGTGCGGGTGGCGGGAGCCGGGTTGGGCACGAACCGGTAGACGTGGCGGCCGCCGGGCCGGACGGCCTCCTGGGTGAGGCCGGGAACGCCGTCCTCGGCGTTGGGCACGTCGACGCCGTGCCAGTGCACGGTGACGCCCTCGGCGACGTCGGTGTTGACCAGCGTGACCTCGACGAGCTGGCCCTGGCGCACCCGCAGGGTGGGTCCGGGTGACGCGCCGTTGAAGGTCAGCGCGTCGATCTGGGCACCGGAGGAGAGCCGGATCTTGCCGTGCGCGGCGACCAGGGTGAACCGCACGTCGGGCTTTCCCTGGTGGAGACCGGTCAGGCTGGCGACGGCGATGCTCGGCCTGCCCGCGGCGGAAGACTCGAGCGAAGAGCGGTGGTGTGCGTGGCCCGCCGCCTGAGCCGGCGCCTGGTTCTGCACATACAACCCGAAGATCGCGGCGATGAGCGCGAGAGTGGTCAGGGTGGCGAGCCAGGGCAGGCGGGCCGCCCGCGAGTCGGCGGCCTGCAGACGCAGCCGCGCGACCGCCACCGCCGCGGTGGCCGCCAGGACGACGAGGCTGAACGCGGCGACCAGCGGCCGGTCGGCCGGATCCTGTGGCACCCAGGCCAGATAGGCGGAGACCAGCATGCCGACGGCGGCGACCTGCCCGGCGACGCGAGTGCCTACGACGCGAGTGCCGGCGCCGCGCGACGCCAGCACGATCGTCACGGCGAGCGGAAGGATGGCCACGCCGACACTCCGGATGTCCGTGGGGTGACCCACACCGGAGAAGGCCCCTCCGGCGGGCCACACGGCGATCACCGGTGCGCCACTGATGGTGGCCGGAGCCGCTGTCCAGTCGCGCCGTCGGCGACCGCTCAGCACTGCCCAGTTCTGTTCACTTCGTCGCCGGACCACGGGGGCCCGGCCCGGTGCGTGGCCGGGCCGGGCCGGGGTGGTGGTCAGCGGGTGCCGGTACCCACCGGGGTGCTCTCGTCGCCCAGCGGCGGGGTGACGTGGGTGAACTCCTCGCGGGGGGCGTGTAGCTGGCCCAGCGAGATCACCTCGCGCTTGAGCACGAAGGCGAGGGTCCAGTCGGCCAGCACGCGGACCTTGCGGTTGAACGACGGGATGCGGCTCATGTGGTACGTGCGGTGCATGAACCACGCCGGGAGGCCCTTGAGCTTCACGCCGTAGATCTTCGCCACGCCCTTGTAGAGGCCGAGGCTGGCGACGCTGCCGGCGTACTTGTGCTTGTAGTCCTTGGGGACGCCGCCGTAGATGACCTGGCGGATGTTGTCGGCGAGCACCGCGGCCTGGCGGACGGCGTGCTGGGCGCTCGGCGAGCACCAGGCGCCCGGGCTGGTCAGGTCGGGGACCTGCGCACAGTCGCCGGCCGCCCACGCGCCGTCGAGAACCCGGTCGCCGTCGACGACCTGAAGGGTGGGCAGGCAGGTGACGTGGCCGCGGGGGCCGCGGGGCAGGTCGGTCTGGTCGAGCATCGGCGACGGCTTGACGCCGGCCGTCCAGACGATCGTCTCGGCGTGGAAGACCTCGCCGTCGGAGAGGTGGACCTCGCCGTCGACGCACGACTCCATGCGGGTCTCGAGGCGGATGTCGATGCCGCGCTTGCGGAGCTGGCGGGCGGCGTACGCGCCCATCTCCGGGCCGACCTCGGGCAGGATCCGGTTGGACGCCTCCACGAGGACGAACCGGACCTCTTCCTTCTTCAGCTCCGGGTAGTACTTGAGGCCGTCGCGGACGACGTCCTCCATCTCGGCCAGCGCCTCGACGCCCGCGTAGCCGCCGCCCACGAAGACGAAGGTCAGCGAGGCCCGGCGCACCCCGGGGTCGGGGGTGACGGCCGCGACGTCGAGCCGGTCGAGGATGTGGTTGCGCAGGTAGATGGCCTCACCGATGGTCTTGAAGCCGATGCCCCGCTCGCGCAGGCCGGGGATGGGCAGGACCCGGGAGACGGAGCCCGGCGCCACGATGATGTGGTCGTACGCGATCTCCTTGATCGGCCCCTCGATCGGCTGCACGGTCACCGTCTTGCGGGCGTGCTCGATCCGGGTGACCTCGCCCGAGACGATGTGGCAGCGCTTGAGCTCACGGCGCAACGGCACCACCGAGTGACGCGGCGAGATGTTGCCGGCCGCCGCCTCGGGCAGGAACGGCTGGTACGTCATGTGCGGCTGGGGGTCGATGACGACCACCTCGGCCCGGCGGGCGTTGACCTTCTTCGACAGGCGCAGGGCGGCGTAGAGCCCCACGTGACCTGCGCCGACTACCACGATGCGTTGCGGTTTCACGTACTCATCATTCCGCCCCGGACGGATCGACGCCTCGTTCTGTGATCAATCCCAAACCGCGAAGTCAAGAGTGGTCACGGGGATATTTCGGTTTCAGTTCGCTGAGAACTTAGGGTGGGCTCCCCATCACGCTCGGCGTAGCAAACGGGCCAGCAGCAGGGTCAGGCCGACCGCCGCGGCCAGGCCCACCAGGCTCGCCAGGACGAACGCCGGACCGGCCAGCCCGGCGGTCAGCCCGAGGGCGATCACGGTCAGCACGGCCGAGCCGAGGACCACCGCGCCGGCCCGGGCCAGCCAGGCCGTGACGACGTCCGCGGTGACCACCGCGTCGTACGGCAGCACCGCCGCCAGCGCGGACAGGGTATGCCCGGCGTACAGCAGGGTCGCCACCGCGAGCACCCGCCAGAGCGCGATCCGGGCGTCGTACCAGGTGGTGTCGAGGATCCAACCGCCGACGACGGTGAGCGCGGCGACGGTCGGCCCGCGGCCCCGGGGCGCGAGCGCCGGGTACACGGCCACGACCGCCAGCAGGGCCACCGAGCGGCTCAGGACCAGCGACACCGGCCAGGCGACCAGCAGCGCCGCGAGGAAGGCGAGGCCGATGCCGCCGCGGACGAGCAGGGGCAGGACGGTCGCGCGGGCGGTGGCCGTACGCACCCGCGCGACGCGGCCCGTGATGCCGGCGCGCATGTCAGCGACCCCTCGGCGCCGAGGCGAGCCGCGCCACGTCGCGCAGCACCAGGTCGAGGCTGCCCGCACCGGCCCAGGTCACCACGGGTACGCCGTGCTCCCGCAGCCGGCCCAGCACGTTCTCGCGCTCCAACCGCCACAAGCGGGTCGCGAGCGGCGTCCACTGGTTGTGCTGCGGCGGCGCGGCACCGACCGGCAGCGTGTCGACGGCCACGGTGTAGCGACCGGACTGCACCAGCCCCGCCAGCATGTCCGCCGCCCGCGGGTCGACCAGCGGGGTCAGCACCATCACGAGGGCGTCGGAGGAGACGTTGTGGGCACCGAAGACGTGCTGCTCCTGGTCGCCGGTGTCCGCACGGACGTCCAGCAGCCACTCCAGCACGGTCAGATACTGCCGACGGCCGGTCGCGGGGCGCAGGCGGCGGGCCGACGCGCCGTACTCGGCCAGCGAGACCCGGTCGCCGCGCTGCAGATAGTGCTCGGCGATGGCGGCGGCGGCCCGGACGGTCGTGTCCAGCACGGACGCCGCGCCCTTCACGCCGCCGGAGGCACCGGCCTCGCCCAGGACGTCGAGCAGAATGAGCACCTCGGCGTCGCGGTCGGACAGGGTCGAGGCCACGTGCAGATCCCGGGTACGCAGCGAGACCCGCCAGTCGATCCGGCGCAACCGGTCGCCGGGCGCGAACGGGCGTACCCCCGCGAGCTCGCCGCCCTCGCCCGGCCGGCGCGACCGGTGGTTGCCGACCAGCCCGGCCGCCGCAGGCATCGCCTCGGTGGCCGCGAACGGCTCGGTTTCCGGATAGACCCGCACGCCCCGGGCCGGGACCACGACCGGGCGGCAGGCCAGCAGGCCGCCGCACGCGGCCACCCGGGCCGCGGCCGGGCCCACATCGTGGCGGCCCCACCGCTGTGCCGTGCCGGGCAGGTCGACGGCGGTCCAGGCGTCCGCCGCGACGCTGACGGCGAAGGGCCGGTCGGCGTCCTCCAGGCGCAGCCACGGCGAGGTCCGGGTACGCATCACCACCAGGTCGTACGCGATGACGTCGGGATTGCCGACGGTGACCGAGGCCGCGACCGCGCCCCCCTCGACGATGTGGTCCTCGTCGGCGTCGATCCGCAGCTCCGGCGCGGACCGGGGCATGCGCCGCAGGCTCACCGCCGCGCCGATCGCGAACGGCGCGGCGAGCAGCACCAGGTCGACCCGGCCGAGCGCGACGCCGAGAACCAGCAGCAGGCCGGTGAGCAGCACCGTGCGCCCCAACGCCCGGGTCGGCACCCAGACCGGCGGCGCCCAGCCCTCGTCGGCCGCCGCCGCCTCGCTCGGAGGAGGCACCGCGGCCCGCAGCGTCGGCGGGTCGGTGACGGTCACTGCTCGGCGTACCCGCCGGCGTACGTCGGCAGCGCGCCGCTGGCCGGGGCCGGGACGTTCTGCAGCACCTCCTGGACCACGAACGACGGGTCGACGCGGCGCAGCCACATCTCCGGCCGCAGCGTGATCCGGTGGGCGAGGGCCGGCACGGCGACGTCCTTGACGTCCTCGGGCACCACGTAGTCGCGACCGGCCATGACCGCGCGGGCCCGGGCGAGCAGCAGCAGGGCGAGCGACCCGCGCGGCGACGAGCCGACCAGCGCGGACGCGTGCTCGCGGGTCGCGGCGGTCAGCGCGACGATGTAGCGGCCGATCGAGTCCTCGACCGCGACGGACTCCAAGGCGGCCTGCATGGCGCGCAGGGTGCGCGCGTTCACCACGGGCGCGAGCTGGGCTTCCTCCTGGCGCCGCGACATGCGCCGGCGCAGGACGTCCCACTCCTCGTCCTGGGTCGGGTAGCCGAACGACACCCGCAGCAGGAAGCGGTCGAGCTGGGCCTCGGGCAGCGGGTACGTGCCCTCGTACTCGATCGGGTTGGCGGTCGCGAGCACGTGGAACGGCGGGTCGAGCCGGTAGGTGACACCCTCGACCGAGACCTGCTTCTCCTGCATCGCCTCCAGCAGCGCCGCCTGGGTCTTCGGCGGGGTTCGGTTGATCTCGTCGGCGAGCAGCATGTTGGTGAACACCGGGCCGGCCCGGAAGGCGAAGTCGCCCTTGCGCTGGTCGTACAGGAACGATCCGGTCACGTCGGCGGGCAGCAGGTCCGGGGTGAACTGCAGGCGGCGGAAGTCCAGGCCGAGCGCCTGCGCGAAGGACCGGGCGGTCAGCGTCTTGCCCAGGCCGGGCAGGTCCTCGAGCAGCACGTGGCCGCCGGCCAGGATGCCGGCGAGCACGAGCTCGAGGGCGTCCCGCTTGCCGACCACCACGCTGCCGACCGAGTCGAGGACCGCGCCGGCCAGCCGGCCCACCTCATAGGGCGGCAGGGCCTCCACGCTCGCGTCCGTCACCGATCCACCCTTCTCAGATCTTCTCCAGCGCGTCGACCCATGCCGACAGCTCCCGGGACTTCGGCGGCCGACGCCCCGGCTCCTCCAGCATCCGCCACAGCGGCTCGCCCAGCAGTTCGCGCGCGCGGCGGGGATCCGACGAACGGGTGACGCCGTGCCGCAGCCGCAGCCGCTCGTCGGCGAGTTCCGCCAGCGCGGGCTGCACGATACGCGAGAACCGGTCGGCGTCGTGCTGCGCGGAGTCCAATTGCCACTCCCACCGGCGTACGGCCGTCCGCAGTGTGTCGTTGCCGGCGAACTGGCCGGCGCCGACGTCGCTCGTGCGGCGACGACCCCGGGGTGCCGGCGGCGGGGCGACTTCGGACACCCCGAGCATGATCAGGCGCAATGCCGTGAATGCGGCCACGACGAGCGGGATCGGGAGCTTGATGCCCTGGGACCGCAGCACGGCGACGGTGACCGTGGTGGCCACGGCGACCAGCAGCACATTGCCGGTGACCCGGGCGGCTCGCGAGCGGGGCTTCGCGCCGGCCCGCGCCGGCTCGGCGGCGGTGGCGGGTTCGGCGGAGGCGCCGAAGAGATCCTCGAGGCCGCCGTCGGGGTCGCGGCTCACGACGGCACCCCCGCGCCGAGGTCGGCGCGCAGCCGCTCCAGCGCCGACACGGCCTGGCGTCGCATCTGGTCGTCGACGGTGTGCGTGGCGTACCGAGCCTGGCGGTAGACGTGCGCGAACGGGGTCAGCACGGCCGCCTCGACCCGCTGCTCGGCGAGCAGCCGGGCGACCAGGTCCGTGGGGCTGTCACCGGCGTGGCGCGGCGTACCCGCCGCCGCCGCGGCCTGTTCCAGGCGCACCCAGCAGGCGATCACGGCGCGGCGGGGGTCACGGTCGGTGTCGGAAAGCTCCTGCAGGCCGGCGTCGAGGGCGGCGACCAGGTCCTCCGCCGTACGTGTCTCGGAGCGGGCCGGGGCCCGGCGGCCGCCGCGGCGCGAGCGCCGGCGGCCCTGGTCGCGCAGCACGGCCCACACCACCAGGGCGAGCACCACCACCGCGGCCAGGCCGAGCACGACCCACGCCGCGGTGTCCATCCAGTCCGGCAGCTCGCGGGCGGCCTCCACCGGCTCCCGGCTCGCCGACACGGTCGGCTCGGGGGCCGGCGGCAGCAGCGGCGCGGCGGTCTCCTCGACCTCGAGCCCGGCGTTCGGGTTGAAGCGCTCGAGCTGCGGTGCGGACCGGGTCGCGGCGAGCGAGGCGAGGAAGAGCAGCGCGAGGACGGCGGCCAGCGGCCACCAGCGACGCAGCGCGGCGAGATCCAATGCTCAGGCTCTGATCCGTGATCGGCGGGACGGGGGGCAGGACACGAATCATGCCAGGCCCGCGAGCCGTTTCGCACTGACGAAGACGTCGTCCAGCATCACGGGTGTCAGCCGGCCGGTGAAGGTGTTCTGCTGCGACACGTGATAGCAGCCGAGCAGGTCGGGCACGCCCGGGAGGACGACGTGGGCGCCGTGGCCGAACGCCGGCCGGGGGACGGGGGGCTTCCGGCCGTACACCTCACGCAGGACCGGCCACCATGCCGCCCACGCGAACGCGCCGAGCGCGACCACGACCCGCAGAGTGGGCCGGATCAGGGACACCTCCCGGTGCAGCCACGGCGCGCAGGTGTCGCGCTCGGCGGGCAGCGGCTTGTTGTCCGGCGGCGCGCAGCGGACCGCGGAGAAGATCCGCAGGTGCCGCAGGGCGAGGCCGTCGTCGGCGGAGACGCTCGTCGGCTGGTTGGCGAGGCCGGCCCGGTGCAGCGCGGCGAAGAGGACGTCGCCGGAGCGGTCGCCGGTGAAGATCCGCCCGGTGCGGTTGCCGCCGTGCGCGGCGGGGGCGAGGCCCAGGATCGCGATCGGCGCGTCGCCGGCCCCGAACCCCGGGACGGGGCGTCCCCAGTAGGTCTGCTCGCGGAAGGAGGCACGCTTGGCGACGGCGACCTGTTCACGCCAGGTGACCAGCCGGGGGCAGGCGAAGCAATCCGCGACGCCGGCGTCCAGCACGGTAAGGTCCGGCGCCTCGGCCGCGTGGGTGGCGACGTCTTCGGGGGTACGGCTGGGCACCCGTCCAGCAGAGCATCCGGGCGTACGGACCGGGGAGCCGGGGTGGATTCAGCCCGCCCGCCGCAGGCAGAGCAGGTAACCGTCGCCCGCGGTGCTGGTGTAGAGGAAGTACTCCTCGTCGGCCTCGAAGAACCGCTCGCAGGACCGGCTCGCGGAGTCGCTCTCGCCGTCGACGCGACCGACCACGGTGAAGGCGGCGGCGGCCTCGGCGCAGCCGACGAGCTTCGCGCCGGGGTGTGCCGCCGAGGCGGAGAGGCAGTCGCCGACGGCGGCGTCCTCGGCGGCGTCGCCGGGCGCCAGCAGCGACCCGACGATCACGAGCGTCGCCAGGGCCACCACGGCCGCCGCGACGCGCCGCACGACCAGATTTCCCACGTCAGGTCCTCCCTCCCCGGGGGCCTAACGAGCCGGCGGCGCTCCGGCTTCTCCCTAGCGGCTCGCCGCGGGCGACGGCGTCGCGGGCGACGGCGTCGCGGCGCTCTTCGACGGGGTGGCCTTGGGGGCGGCGCTCGGCATGCGGAACGGGGCGCCGCTCGCACAGTACGGATACACGCCGCCCTCCTTCTCCTCGCCGGTCTCGGTGCTCTCGTCGTAGCAGTACGGGTCGCCGAGGTGGATCGGCTGACCGTTCTGGTCGAAGAGGCGGGCGTTCGTCACCAGCCGGCCCTGCTCGTCATAGACGAACACGTCCTGCACACCGCTGTACGGGTTGTCGTAGTTGACGTCCGAGTAGTACGAGTTGCGGGTGCTGCTGTCGACGTCGAGGAAGCCGGCCAGCCCGATCATGATGAGGACGACCGTGGCCCCGTACATGGACAGGCGTGACCATTGCGGCAGGCGCGCCGCCCGCCGGCCGAACCAGATCGAGCCGAGCACCGCGAGGGCGAGCAGGATCAGCGCGACGATCTCGCTGTCGCCGATGCGGGGCAGCAGACCGAGCGGCCGTCCGGTGTTGTCGAGGATGTCGGCGACGACCATCGCCACGAGATAGCCGCGCAGCACCCACCAGGCCGGGCGCAGGAGACGGAGGAAGTCGCTGACCCGCTCGTACCCGACGGCCTTACCGAAGCGCGCGTCGGCCTTGCGCAGCGTCGGGAGGACGTGGTCACGCAGCGCGGGCGTGACCTGGTCACGCAGGCCGGCGATGACGCGCGGGCGGCTGCTCGGCGGATCGGGGAAGCCGCCCACGAAGGGCGCCGCGCCGCGCAGGTCCGCGGCGTACGCCTCGGGGCTGCCCAGCCGGTCGGTGAGCGAACCCTCACCGTCGGCCATGACCTCCGTCAGGTGCTCGGTCAGGTCCTCGAGCAGCTCGTCGCGCTGCGCCTCGGGCAGATCGCCGAGGGCCGCGCGGACCGCGTACACATATGCGGTGATCTCGTCCTGGGCCGTGGGTTTCACGCCGTCCCCCGCTCGCAAAGCAGATCGTTCATCGTTGAAGCGAACTCGTTCCAGATCTTGCCCGACCGCTCCAACTCGGCCTGGCCGGCGCTGTTCAGCGCGTAGTACTTCCGGTGCGGACCCTCGATGCTGGGCACGACGTAGGTATTGAGCAACCCGGCGTTGAACAGCCGGCGC is a genomic window containing:
- a CDS encoding DUF4129 domain-containing protein is translated as MDLAALRRWWPLAAVLALLFLASLAATRSAPQLERFNPNAGLEVEETAAPLLPPAPEPTVSASREPVEAARELPDWMDTAAWVVLGLAAVVVLALVVWAVLRDQGRRRSRRGGRRAPARSETRTAEDLVAALDAGLQELSDTDRDPRRAVIACWVRLEQAAAAAGTPRHAGDSPTDLVARLLAEQRVEAAVLTPFAHVYRQARYATHTVDDQMRRQAVSALERLRADLGAGVPS
- a CDS encoding uracil-DNA glycosylase, encoding MPSRTPEDVATHAAEAPDLTVLDAGVADCFACPRLVTWREQVAVAKRASFREQTYWGRPVPGFGAGDAPIAILGLAPAAHGGNRTGRIFTGDRSGDVLFAALHRAGLANQPTSVSADDGLALRHLRIFSAVRCAPPDNKPLPAERDTCAPWLHREVSLIRPTLRVVVALGAFAWAAWWPVLREVYGRKPPVPRPAFGHGAHVVLPGVPDLLGCYHVSQQNTFTGRLTPVMLDDVFVSAKRLAGLA
- a CDS encoding LppU/SCO3897 family protein, translating into MGNLVVRRVAAAVVALATLVIVGSLLAPGDAAEDAAVGDCLSASAAHPGAKLVGCAEAAAAFTVVGRVDGESDSASRSCERFFEADEEYFLYTSTAGDGYLLCLRRAG
- a CDS encoding HAAS signaling domain-containing protein, whose product is MKPTAQDEITAYVYAVRAALGDLPEAQRDELLEDLTEHLTEVMADGEGSLTDRLGSPEAYAADLRGAAPFVGGFPDPPSSRPRVIAGLRDQVTPALRDHVLPTLRKADARFGKAVGYERVSDFLRLLRPAWWVLRGYLVAMVVADILDNTGRPLGLLPRIGDSEIVALILLALAVLGSIWFGRRAARLPQWSRLSMYGATVVLIMIGLAGFLDVDSSTRNSYYSDVNYDNPYSGVQDVFVYDEQGRLVTNARLFDQNGQPIHLGDPYCYDESTETGEEKEGGVYPYCASGAPFRMPSAAPKATPSKSAATPSPATPSPAASR
- a CDS encoding PadR family transcriptional regulator — protein: MDTTQLLKGVLDLAVLAALREDDGYGYDILRRLRTAGLAEVGDASVYGTLRRLFNAGLLNTYVVPSIEGPHRKYYALNSAGQAELERSGKIWNEFASTMNDLLCERGTA